Proteins from one Enoplosus armatus isolate fEnoArm2 chromosome 4, fEnoArm2.hap1, whole genome shotgun sequence genomic window:
- the gtf2h2 gene encoding general transcription factor IIH subunit 2, protein MDEEPERAKRWEGGYERTWEVLKEDESGSLKATVEEILFQSKRKRVIESHGQVRLGMMRHLYVVIDCSRSMEDQDLKPSRLASTLKLMEAFVDEYFDQNPISQVGIITTKNKRAEKLTDLAGNPKKHVAALKKAVDTVCVGEPSLYNSLNLAIQTLKHMPGHTSREILIILSSLTTCDPANICELIKTLKSLKVRVSVIGLSAEVRVCTVLTRETGGSYHVILDESHFKELLMLHVKPPPASSSSECSLIRMGFPQHTIASLTDQDAKPSFSMSHLDGSGGPGLSLGGYFCPQCHAKYTELPVECKVCGLTLVSAPHLARSFHHLFPLRDFLERPVEELQEDRFCQACQGELKDKSIFSCPSCRSVFCVECDLFIHDSLHCCPCCIHSQSVS, encoded by the exons ATGGATGAAGAACCAGAGAGAGCCAAACGCTGGGAGGGGGGCTATGAGAGGACATG GGAGGTGCTGAAGGAGGACGAATCTGGCTCACTCAAAGCCACGGTGGAAGAGATCCTGTTCCAGTCCAAGaggaaaag GGTGATAGAGAGCCATGGACAAGTGAGGCTCGGAATG ATGCGTCACCTCTACGTGGTGATCGACTGTTCAAGGAGCATGGAAGACCAGGACTTAAAACCAAGCCGCCTCGCCTCGACTCTAAAG ctgaTGGAAGCTTTTGTCGATGAATATTTTGACCAAAACCCGATCAGTCag GTGGGTATCATCACCACAAAGAATAAAAGGGCCGAGAAGCTGACTGACCTGGCAG GAAATCCAAAGAAGCACGTTGCGGCTCTGAAGAAAGCGGTGGACACCGTGTGCGTAGGAGAGCCATCCCTGTACAACTCTCTCAACCTGGCCATACAGACCCTCAA GCACATGCCCGGGCATACGAGCCGGGAGATCCTGATAATCCTCAGCAGCCTCACCACGTGTGACCCCGCCAACATCTGCGAGCTGATCAAG ACCCTGAAGTCTCTGAAGGTACGGGTGTCGGTGATCGGACTGTCAGCGGAGGTCCGGGTGTGCACGGTGTTGACCAGGGAGACGGGAGGCTCGTACCACGTTATCCTGGACGAGAGTCACTTCAAagagctgctgatgctgcacGTCAAACCTCCTCCAGCCAGCTCCTCATCTGAATGCTCTTTAATACGCATGG GTTTTCCTCAGCACACCATCGCCTCTCTCACTGACCAGGATGCCAAGCCTTCATTCAGCATGTC TCATCTGGACGGCAGCGGTGGTCCAGGTCTGTCTCTGGGAGGATACTTTTGTCCACAGTGCCACGCCAAGTACACAGAGCTTCCTGTGGAGTGTAAAGTCTGTG GTTTGACTCTGGTGTCGGCCCCCCATCTCGCCAGATCCTTCCACCACCTCTTCCCCCTCCGAGACTTTTTAGAGAGGCCCGTGGAGGAGCTTCAAGAAGACAG GTTCTGTCAGGCTTGTCAAGGGGAGCTGAAAGATAAAAGT ATATTCTCCTGTCCGTCGTGTCgcagtgtgttctgtgtggaGTGCGATCTCTTCATCCACGACTCGTTGCACTGCTGCCCCTGCTGTATCCACAGTCAGAGTGTCTCCTGA